The stretch of DNA ACATTCCACTTCAAATATTTAATCAGCCATTTACGAATCGTTAGCCCCAATTTAATAATAATCACTAAAAACATGGTACCCAGTCCCAAATAAGCAAAGCTAAATAAATAATTACTTAATGAAAATGGATATAGACCTGACCAGATATTCGTTATCAATAAAAGTAATGGTGAGAGTAACATACCTAAGGCGACAAATGTGCCAAGTAACATCAATAAACCTACAAAAAATAGAGGAATGAGAATAAATGAAAACGTCACAACACTCATCCCAATTGTGGCCAAGACAGCTCGAGCAATATGTGCCATATCTGGCTTGTTTTCTGCATCTTTTACAGCATATTTCGCATAGCGTTGTTTCGCAATTTGTTTAGGTGTGTCGAGCGCTTTAACGATGTCTCTATCAGACTTACCGTTTAACCCTTCCTCATAAAAATGATTTTCGTATTCATTCATGACTTCATCAACGATATGATTGGGCAAACGATGTAATTGGTATTCTAATTCGTTTAAAAATGTAATCTTATCCATCGTAAGACCCCCATTTCTCTTCTAATACCCAGATTATAAAATTTTGCTATGTAAAATTAAATACTTATCGATCATTTGTATTCTAAATGTCATAATCTTAATTTGTCATAATCTTATTAATTTTCATTAAATTACAGTACTGGTATAATATGAATAAAGGAGGGTCAAATTATGGCACATTTAAAAACATATTACGCAGAATCTAAATCTTTCAATCAGTATATAGCAGACATGGAACATAATCAACAGGAGTTTTACGATATCTACGCACGCTTCGCCATGCCCACTGATGACATAAGAATTGAACAAATAAAGAATAAAGGATATCGTCATGTCCTCGTTATCACAGAAGACTGGTGTGGTGATGCAATGATGAACAATCCTATTTTAAAACATATAGCAGAGGCAGCACAACTCGAAGTACGCGTTTTTTATCGTGATGATAACACTGATTTAATCGATCAATACTTAACAAATGGTACGTCTCGTGCCATCCCTATTTACATTTTTATGAATGAAAAATTCGAACAAAAAGCCGTTTGGGGTCCGAGAGCGATGCCAGTACAAAAATTTGTTGAACGGTTGCGCAAAAACGAATTACCTGATAAACAAGATCCTCATTTTGAAGAAAAACAAAATGAAATTCATCAACAAATTAAGAACCGCTATTTAACGGATCCCACATTTTGGACTGAAGTCTATGAGTCCATTGTGACACGACTCGTATAAATCATCTAACGCGTATGTCTTGGTTTTTGACAAAGCCATGAGACATACGCTTTTTTGCATTTTGACTCAAACTTTTTAATCCCCCATTAAACACACATGATGGGCAGGTACGCCTGAAAACGTCACAGTTCACTTTCTAACCCTATCTAAAATACCGCAGATGCCAGAGAAGATTTCAACACTCCACGCGTCTGCGGTACGCTTTCATTTAAGCATTCAAAGGCCATATATGGCATACGTCGTTTTGGCCTTCACCCTTGAGCAATTGCAAAACTTAAATGTCTTTTTTAACAATCAATACGAGATTTGCAATCCATAAAACGACAATAGTCGCAATGTTAATCACCCATTGCCAATTTGAAAAATTAAGGCCATTATCTAATGATTTTTCACTAAGATAACTAAACGGGATGTATTTCAATGACTCTTGAATATTATCCCCAACGACAGGAATCAGTGGTATAAACGGCTTAACAACTGGTAGAATCAGTAATAATAAAATACCTAGCGTATAAACTAATGCCGGCTTTTGTACAATAAGATTGATTAAAAAGAGTAATAATCCATATACAAAAAATAAAATCAAGTAAAACACCAAAAGCTTCCATGATTCGTGTTGTTTTAAATGAGGACCTTCTGTTGTCCATTGAATCAGGTAAGACACGACGATGACGATAATCGTTGTAAAGATTGAAATAAAGATGATGGATAGCGTCTTCGCAATAAAGTAACCGATGCGACTTTGTTTTTGATTTAAAAACAGTTGAATCGTGCCCTGACTAGTATCACGCGTGATTGTCTTAATAACGAACAATAAACCAATCAATGAGAAAAACCATTTCCCGACACTAAACATCGTGTTGACATTCACAGCTTTATCATTAGCAATTAAAATGAACACTATCGCAACTATTGGCGAGACGCCAAGTATCATTGCTAAATATGTAAGAGGACTCTTTAAAACACTGACAATATCGAACTTAAACAATTGCATTATATTCATCATTGTTCACCTCGTTGATTAATATTGAAGTATGTGTCTCTCAATGAAACTTTACGCGTTTCAATATAAAGTGGGTAAATGTCTTTTTGTGCCAACCCTTTAAGGAATTTTCGGTAATCATTTTGACCATTCAAAATGATTTCTCCCGATTCCTTGTGTGATTGTACCACTTTAAAATGATCAGTGAGATAATACAATGCCTGTTCGAAATGTGCCGGTTCCACTTTAATGATCGTTTGATCTGTGGATTGCCCTTCAGTCATGTTAACATCTTGTACAAAATGCCCATCTCTTAAAAATACTGCCCGATCACAAATCAATTCGATATCTTCTAATTTGTGACTAGAAATTAAGATTTTCATATCGAATTGGTTAACGAGCCGTTCAATCGTTTTTAGAACATCAATCGACCCATCCGGATCCATCCCATTGGTCGGTTCGTCTAAAATTAAATACTTAGGCTTATTCATGAGTGAAACCGCAATCGCTAGCTTTTGTTTCATCCCCATAGAATACTTTTTCACCTTTTTCTTAATATATGTTTCCATACCAAACGCTTTGACAATGCGATTCGTGTAATCCGTGTCAAAACCTTGGCCTAAAACTTGTGCGAAAAGTTTTAAGTTATACCAGCCTGATTTATTATCATAAAGTTTCGGATGTTCAATTAAATAACCAATATGATCATTTTTAGA from Staphylococcus lutrae encodes:
- a CDS encoding HAAS signaling domain-containing protein translates to MDKITFLNELEYQLHRLPNHIVDEVMNEYENHFYEEGLNGKSDRDIVKALDTPKQIAKQRYAKYAVKDAENKPDMAHIARAVLATIGMSVVTFSFILIPLFFVGLLMLLGTFVALGMLLSPLLLLITNIWSGLYPFSLSNYLFSFAYLGLGTMFLVIIIKLGLTIRKWLIKYLKWNVNFIKKGTSHI
- a CDS encoding thioredoxin family protein yields the protein MAHLKTYYAESKSFNQYIADMEHNQQEFYDIYARFAMPTDDIRIEQIKNKGYRHVLVITEDWCGDAMMNNPILKHIAEAAQLEVRVFYRDDNTDLIDQYLTNGTSRAIPIYIFMNEKFEQKAVWGPRAMPVQKFVERLRKNELPDKQDPHFEEKQNEIHQQIKNRYLTDPTFWTEVYESIVTRLV
- the pmtD gene encoding phenol-soluble modulin export ABC transporter permease subunit PmtD; its protein translation is MNIMQLFKFDIVSVLKSPLTYLAMILGVSPIVAIVFILIANDKAVNVNTMFSVGKWFFSLIGLLFVIKTITRDTSQGTIQLFLNQKQSRIGYFIAKTLSIIFISIFTTIIVIVVSYLIQWTTEGPHLKQHESWKLLVFYLILFFVYGLLLFLINLIVQKPALVYTLGILLLLILPVVKPFIPLIPVVGDNIQESLKYIPFSYLSEKSLDNGLNFSNWQWVINIATIVVLWIANLVLIVKKDI
- the pmtC gene encoding phenol-soluble modulin export ABC transporter ATP-binding protein PmtC, yielding MELKQITKQYGNNTVIDRIDFSFNESKIVGLIGKNGVGKTTLMKIMNGNIIDFSGDVQVSKNDHIGYLIEHPKLYDNKSGWYNLKLFAQVLGQGFDTDYTNRIVKAFGMETYIKKKVKKYSMGMKQKLAIAVSLMNKPKYLILDEPTNGMDPDGSIDVLKTIERLVNQFDMKILISSHKLEDIELICDRAVFLRDGHFVQDVNMTEGQSTDQTIIKVEPAHFEQALYYLTDHFKVVQSHKESGEIILNGQNDYRKFLKGLAQKDIYPLYIETRKVSLRDTYFNINQRGEQ